A genomic window from Pseudomonadales bacterium includes:
- a CDS encoding MFS transporter — MSDKQEGGMADSLATASAAQKAAAVTDKVTNETVTNGSYVFLGFLTLLNVMNFVDRQLLGSFANFIVPDLGLTNTQFGLLTGLFFIVFYSVMGLFMGALADMVNRTKFIAIGLALWSGLTVLSGAARGFWSLAAPRMLIGVGESIMTPTAMSLLSDRFPAARLGFASGVYYMGVPIGVGVSLLIVGYLGPAIGWRNCFYLLGAIGIGLAAVMWFLKETPRRDQLERDARTEHPTFGSILKTLGFALRSCPALGLTVAGGVCLHFILGAATFDQLWYVQERGFERADIARLSGWFAMAGGILGNLFGGLGGDWFLKRTGMGRPMFLFWVMLVLAPFNVLYRIVDADSFLFWAGIFLGFFQLGCFYGPTFSTVQELVPPQIRATIVAFYILLLNFVGLGIGITTGGVMIDVLIERGVAEPYSVTLLTYTCLSLLAIPLFYLAGRRFRGDRARLFAAV, encoded by the coding sequence GTGAGTGATAAGCAGGAAGGCGGGATGGCGGACAGTCTTGCAACGGCGTCCGCTGCGCAGAAAGCCGCGGCGGTGACTGACAAGGTCACTAACGAGACCGTCACGAACGGCAGCTATGTTTTTCTGGGATTTCTGACCCTGCTCAACGTGATGAATTTCGTCGATCGCCAGTTGCTCGGCAGTTTTGCGAATTTCATCGTGCCCGATCTCGGCCTAACCAATACCCAGTTCGGACTGCTGACCGGCCTGTTCTTCATCGTCTTCTATTCGGTGATGGGGCTGTTCATGGGTGCGCTGGCGGATATGGTGAACCGCACGAAGTTCATCGCGATCGGACTCGCCCTGTGGAGCGGGCTGACCGTGCTTTCCGGCGCGGCGAGAGGCTTCTGGAGCCTGGCAGCACCGCGGATGCTGATCGGGGTCGGCGAGTCGATCATGACCCCCACCGCCATGTCCCTGCTGTCCGATCGTTTCCCCGCGGCCCGTCTGGGCTTTGCGTCCGGCGTTTACTACATGGGTGTGCCCATCGGGGTGGGCGTCAGTCTGCTCATAGTCGGCTATCTCGGTCCTGCGATCGGCTGGCGCAACTGCTTCTACCTGCTGGGTGCCATCGGCATTGGACTGGCTGCCGTGATGTGGTTCCTGAAGGAAACCCCGCGTCGCGATCAGCTTGAACGGGATGCCCGAACGGAGCATCCAACCTTCGGTTCAATTCTGAAAACACTGGGGTTTGCGCTGCGCAGCTGTCCTGCGCTCGGACTCACCGTGGCCGGCGGAGTCTGCCTGCATTTCATCCTGGGTGCTGCCACTTTTGATCAGCTCTGGTATGTGCAGGAACGCGGCTTCGAGCGGGCGGACATCGCCCGGCTCAGCGGCTGGTTTGCAATGGCGGGTGGCATCCTCGGCAATCTCTTTGGCGGATTGGGCGGTGACTGGTTCCTGAAACGTACTGGCATGGGCAGGCCAATGTTTCTGTTCTGGGTGATGCTGGTGCTTGCGCCGTTCAATGTGCTGTATCGGATCGTCGATGCGGACAGCTTCCTGTTCTGGGCCGGTATCTTCCTCGGTTTCTTCCAGCTCGGCTGTTTTTATGGACCGACCTTTTCGACTGTGCAGGAACTGGTGCCGCCCCAGATAAGAGCCACGATTGTTGCCTTCTACATCCTGCTGCTCAACTTCGTGGGTCTGGGGATCGGCATCACCACCGGCGGTGTCATGATCGACGTGCTGATCGAGCGGGGTGTTGCGGAACCTTATTCGGTGACGCTGCTCACCTACACCTGCCTGTCTCTTCTGGCGATTCCGCTGTTCTATCTGGCGGGGCGGCGGTTCCGGGGAGACCGGGCGCGGCTGTTTGCGGCAGTGTAG
- a CDS encoding transglycosylase domain-containing protein yields MKPGERKRGGINSRGGKSRRGGRPGARKGFGARLLQAGLVAMVIGVVALAGYLLYLDRLITETFEGRRWTVSALVYAQPLELFPGAALTLADVVGELNRNGYEQLANPVHPGSYQRRNSELLVHLRAFDFLEGGRPSQRIRLSFGGGGLAQIADSSGRPVPLIRLDPLSVGSFFPSHGEDRQILPPEAVPDLLESGLKAVEDERFDSHLGFDLTGIARAAWINLTAGEIRQGGSTLTQQLVKSYFLDNRQTFVRKLREVLMAVILELRFSKEELLNAYINEVFLGQDGARAVHGFGLGAQFYFNRPLTELQPHELATLITIIRGPSYYNPYRHPSRVLERRDRVLGILHTAGLISADVLQDSQAKPLGIVSGARSGGAYYPAFLDMVRRSLAETYADEDLTTAGLRVFTTLSPRSQDATEQALADTLSRLETGYKLPAGELQSAVVIASTQTGEIEAIAGGRTAGRDGFNRALNARRHIGSLIKPVVYLAALERGYHLASILQDAPVSLPMRGQEPWTPRNFDGEVYGPVPLVRALGDSLNLATVNLGLAIGVDQVSDRLHSLTGRRPKNQFPSLLLGAEDMTPVEVLELYGPFAGNGFHVRPKSVVAVMDESGVPLTQQRFELEQKIDPENAAAINRALEIVMQDGTGKSSRFARLGVAGKTGTSDDYRDSWFVGYDASRIAVVWLGYDDNRASRLTGATGALQVWDSIFSRLGVSSPAVGYPEDWVDIEYATGLLANEDCAEVVRVPLPESVDRDRDLQAKAGCGITLRRFGEGIRRNLREWFN; encoded by the coding sequence TTGAAGCCCGGTGAACGGAAGCGCGGCGGGATAAACAGCCGCGGCGGGAAGAGTCGTCGTGGCGGCAGACCCGGTGCCCGCAAGGGCTTCGGTGCACGACTGCTGCAGGCAGGGCTGGTGGCAATGGTCATCGGTGTCGTTGCTCTCGCCGGCTATCTGCTGTATCTCGACCGGCTGATCACCGAGACCTTCGAAGGGCGACGCTGGACCGTTTCCGCGCTGGTTTATGCACAACCTCTGGAACTGTTCCCGGGCGCCGCCCTCACCCTCGCGGATGTGGTCGGTGAACTCAACCGCAACGGCTATGAGCAGCTTGCCAACCCGGTCCATCCGGGCAGCTATCAGCGCCGCAACTCGGAACTGCTCGTGCATCTGCGGGCATTCGACTTTCTCGAAGGCGGCCGACCCAGTCAGCGCATCCGCCTGAGTTTCGGCGGCGGGGGTCTTGCGCAGATCGCAGACAGCAGCGGTCGACCGGTACCCCTGATCCGACTCGATCCCCTGAGTGTCGGCAGTTTCTTCCCCTCCCACGGCGAAGACCGGCAGATCCTGCCGCCGGAGGCGGTCCCCGATCTGCTGGAATCCGGATTGAAAGCGGTGGAAGACGAGCGCTTCGATTCCCATCTCGGCTTCGATCTCACCGGCATCGCCCGGGCGGCCTGGATCAATCTCACTGCGGGTGAAATCCGTCAGGGCGGCAGCACCCTCACCCAGCAGCTGGTAAAGAGCTATTTCCTCGATAACCGCCAGACCTTCGTGCGGAAGCTGAGGGAAGTTCTCATGGCGGTGATTCTGGAACTGCGCTTCTCCAAGGAAGAGCTGCTCAATGCCTACATCAACGAGGTCTTTCTCGGTCAGGACGGTGCCCGGGCCGTGCACGGTTTCGGTCTCGGCGCGCAGTTCTACTTCAACAGGCCGCTGACCGAACTGCAGCCCCACGAACTGGCCACACTGATCACCATCATCCGGGGACCGTCCTACTACAACCCGTACCGCCACCCGTCGCGGGTGCTCGAACGCCGCGACCGGGTGCTCGGCATTCTCCACACGGCAGGCCTGATCAGCGCGGACGTCCTGCAGGACAGTCAGGCGAAGCCCCTGGGTATCGTCTCCGGAGCGCGCTCCGGTGGCGCCTACTACCCCGCCTTCCTCGACATGGTCCGCCGCAGCCTGGCGGAAACCTATGCAGACGAAGATCTCACCACCGCAGGTCTGCGTGTGTTCACCACCCTGTCTCCGCGCAGCCAGGACGCCACCGAACAGGCGCTGGCGGATACACTGAGCCGGCTCGAAACCGGTTACAAACTGCCGGCGGGAGAACTGCAGAGTGCGGTAGTGATCGCCAGTACCCAGACCGGCGAGATCGAGGCCATCGCCGGCGGCCGCACCGCCGGCCGGGATGGTTTCAACCGGGCCCTGAACGCCAGGCGCCACATCGGCTCCCTGATCAAACCTGTGGTCTACCTCGCCGCTCTGGAGCGCGGCTACCACCTCGCCAGCATCCTTCAGGATGCCCCTGTGTCCCTGCCGATGCGGGGACAGGAGCCCTGGACGCCTCGCAACTTCGACGGCGAGGTCTATGGTCCTGTGCCGCTCGTCCGCGCTCTGGGAGACAGCCTGAATCTTGCGACTGTGAATCTCGGACTCGCCATCGGTGTGGATCAGGTCAGTGATCGCCTGCACAGTCTCACCGGTCGCCGGCCGAAGAATCAGTTTCCGTCGCTGCTGCTCGGAGCCGAAGATATGACGCCGGTGGAAGTGCTGGAGCTCTATGGACCCTTTGCGGGCAATGGCTTTCATGTGCGGCCGAAGTCGGTCGTCGCCGTGATGGACGAATCCGGTGTCCCCCTCACACAACAGCGCTTCGAACTCGAACAGAAAATCGATCCGGAAAATGCCGCTGCCATAAACCGCGCCCTGGAAATCGTGATGCAGGATGGCACCGGCAAGTCGTCACGATTTGCCCGACTGGGTGTCGCAGGCAAGACGGGTACTTCGGACGACTATCGGGACAGCTGGTTTGTCGGCTATGACGCCAGTCGGATCGCCGTGGTCTGGCTCGGCTACGATGACAACCGTGCCTCCCGCCTCACCGGTGCGACCGGTGCACTGCAGGTCTGGGACAGTATCTTCAGCCGCCTCGGCGTCAGCTCACCGGCGGTCGGTTATCCCGAAGACTGGGTGGACATCGAATATGCCACCGGTCTGCTGGCGAACGAGGACTGCGCGGAAGTGGTGCGTGTGCCACTGCCGGAGAGCGTGGATCGCGATCGTGATTTACAGGCAAAAGCCGGCTGTGGTATCACCTTGCGTCGATTCGGCGAAGGCATTCGGAGAAATCTGCGGGAGTGGTTCAATTGA
- a CDS encoding DUF4126 domain-containing protein, translating to MGEYQALIQTLSLTLGVAWASGINLYAVVTVLGIGGATGYIDLPPALQVVQDPVVIMAGAIMYCVEFIADKTPGVDTAWDGLHTFIRIPAGALLAAGAAGTVDPALTVAAGLLGGSVTAATHATKAGARILINTSPEPFSNWTASIAEDLAVFAGLWAALTHPVLFFCALLLFLISLCWLLPKLARGIVKVFQKIGSWLGLIRSDPRARDLQRLFEKGVLTEAQYREARTRLT from the coding sequence ATGGGCGAATATCAGGCACTCATACAGACGCTCTCGCTGACCCTGGGGGTCGCCTGGGCCAGCGGTATCAATCTCTATGCCGTGGTTACCGTGCTCGGCATTGGCGGCGCCACCGGCTACATCGATCTGCCACCCGCCCTCCAGGTCGTGCAGGATCCGGTTGTGATCATGGCCGGCGCGATCATGTACTGCGTGGAATTTATCGCGGACAAAACACCCGGCGTGGACACTGCCTGGGACGGCCTGCATACCTTCATCCGAATTCCCGCGGGCGCCCTGCTGGCCGCCGGCGCTGCCGGTACCGTGGACCCGGCCCTGACCGTCGCCGCCGGACTGCTCGGCGGATCGGTGACCGCGGCGACTCATGCCACCAAGGCCGGCGCCCGGATACTCATCAACACATCACCCGAACCCTTCAGCAACTGGACAGCGTCTATTGCCGAGGATCTCGCCGTATTCGCGGGACTCTGGGCGGCACTGACACATCCCGTGCTATTCTTCTGCGCCCTTCTGCTGTTCCTCATTTCACTATGCTGGCTGCTGCCCAAACTCGCTCGCGGGATCGTCAAAGTTTTTCAGAAAATCGGTTCCTGGCTGGGTCTGATCCGCAGCGATCCCCGGGCCCGGGACCTGCAGCGCCTGTTCGAAAAAGGGGTGCTCACCGAAGCCCAGTACCGGGAAGCGCGCACCCGACTGACCTGA